ACTTCTTCACAAGGCTCATTAAGGATAGTGAATTTATATAAGAGAGTTGACGATCTTGGTATGGACGATGTTGAATTGATACGCAAAGCCGCTTCTAATGTTCGAAAGGGTGTAATCCGCGTTATAAAGGACAAAGAGGTAATCGCCTCTATAGTGTCTATAGATATAGAAGAGGAAATTAAAAGAAGGTTAGAAGAAAAAGGCATTCAAGAAGAAAAGATCAAAGAAGAACTCGAGAAGATTAGCAGTAACCTTTATAGGTTTATAGCTTTCAAGAGCGGCGAGCTATTGAAAATGCATTTAGATATAGTAACTAAATGCGGTACAGAGTTCAAAAACGTTTTCAAAGTAGGAAGCGTAATAGACCATACTAGCGGGCTTAGTTCACCAGTAAAAAGAGATGAGAATACATCATATCTTTACGAAACTCCAGCTCTTTGGGGAACCGGAGAAACCTTGGATGTTAGAATTCCTTGGCTCGAAAAAGCACCACATAAAATAGGGGTTATCAATGAAACTGAGGTGAAAGTAAAATATTGGAGAGCATCATCTAGAACTTTTTACCGTGCTAGAATCTTTATTTTAAGAAGAGCTAGGTTGAGCACACAATACATGTTAATGATTTATGTAGATGAGCCCAGCGTATCAAACGTATGGTGGCCTCTTGAACCGTTAGACAAAAGTTATATCCTACCCTATTTAACATATATGAATAGCATTTTTGGCTTCATAAATGTTCTTGGTGAAAGACTAGAGACCGAAGGACTATATATGGAAATTAAGAAGGATCATTTAGAGAGTATGCCCATACCTGATTTGAGAAACATTAAATTTTCGAAAGATGATATCAATAATATTCTAAAGCAACCAATGCTTAGGTTTGACCAGTACATAGAGTATATGGCTAGGTTAAGCAAAGAGACAGGGGCGAGTTGGTATGATGTAGCCCAAAAAGTCGTGAAGGAGGCTGAAAAGAACCCTGATTTAAAGCAGTATGCAAATAGGGCACTCCTTGATTTGGAATCGTTAAGAATGCTTAATGAAGTTTGCCGAGACATAGATGTGCCAAACAACTTGTATATGAATTACTTAAAGAGGAGACCCATACTTTGCAGCAGATAATGGAGCGAGGCGATGAAGATGAGAACATTATCGAGGACATTGCTGAGAAAATAGAGAAGAAAGTTAAGCATATACCCTTAGACAAGTGGTCAAAATCTAAGGGTGGCCATTCATAAGCGAGAACGAAGGAGAAGAGTACCTTACGTTATCTATACGGCCACACCCAATGCGGATTCTAAGACTTGGGCTAATATCCAGTCCAAAGGAGTTGATATTAGGCTTAGAAAGATTGAGACTTTGAGATTCTTCGTAGTGGAGATGGCTAGGAGGAGGCTGTCAAGGGCTAAGGAGCCTAAACCCGAGGCACTAAAGGGCTCTGGGGAAATGCTTGCTAGAACCTCTAAAAAAGGAGAGGAGACGAAGCGAACAAGTCAACATAAGAAATTAGACGAGTTCTTTAGCTCTAAACAATCATAAATGCGTGAGGCAATTTAGATGAAATCTGATGAAAGACTTGTTGAGATTGTCTCTGAGTGTCTCAAAGTACTCGAGGAGTGTGTTGGGAGGTGGATTACCTTCGGCACGAAAAACCGCAACAAGTGCAGGGACTTGCTGGTGCAGAGCAGGGGTGAGTGCAGCTGTCTACAGCTACATCTATGAGAACTACTGCAGGGGAAGAGTTGACTACGTGTCGATACGTTCAATGGTAGGTGACATACTCAGCACATATAGAGATGTACTAAAAGCATTTGGCGAGGTAGATAAATTCATAAAAGATTATTGTGACATGGACTAAAAAAGATTAGCAACAAGGAAATGTAAGGAAAGTACTACCTCCTGTACAGTGTATTGATCTGCTTTGTAGACTTTTGTATATGCTTTCATACCATGCTTTCTCATCACCGACATCAAGAGCTCAACGAGTTTTGTAGCTCTATTGGTTGTAGGTGCTTTATAGAATTCTAGGACTGCTTTATTTAAGTTCTTGGAGCATCTGCCTCGGTATACGCAATCTATGATCTCTCTAAGTACTGGTACCACAAATAGCAGTCCTTCGTATTGTGCTAGCTTTGATAGAAATTTTTCAGCTTCCGCAGCAACCGCTTTCCAATAAGTCTCACCGAAATACCTTCTACCAATCAAATCTGTTACACCGTCTATCGGTATCGTGGCTATAGTATTCGCAATTAACACAGCAATATTGGAGAGCTCTAGGTCAATACTCTGCTGCGATGAGTGTAGCACACCCTCTGTTCTCACCTTATGTATCAACCTTAGATTAGAGTACATGAATGCGTGGCAAAGCTCGTGTTTAAGAATGTTTTCGAATACGTATTCTCTGCCTGTGCTCGTGCTGAGTTGCCCCTCTAAAGCTTCTTTATTCAACCATATAACTACAGTATTGTTAGGACCGGGTATGGTCAACGCGATTTCAAACCTGCATCTCTGCTTAATGCTAGATGGATCGCTCCATAGCTTCGTGATTATGGGCGTTGATTGAGCGTGTTCGGTGAGCTCGCTACAAGATGTTGTCACAATTATTTTGTTAGGGTCGAGTGAAAGCACTACTACAACCACTACCACGTCTCCAACTGAGACTATAACAACGACTACGCCGCCAACAGAGACCACTACTACGCAGACCTCACCTATATCCACTACTACAGTGACTACCGCCCAGACAATAGCGGTTACTGAGACATCTACTTTCATCTCTACAACTACAGTAGTTCAACACGATACTACTATCAAGACTGTTGCGACAACCACTCCGTTAACTACGCCAACCACGTCACTGCCGACTACTTCTGTAGTGACAAGCCCTTACACAAGCACCTCTACAGGCATTTCCACAGCTGTGGAGAAGCATGCTCCCACCACGCAGCCTACAGCAGGCGACTACACCACGTGGATCGTAGCAGGTGGTGTCCTAGCAGTAGTAGTAACAATTCTCTTAATAGTCTTGCTCAAGATCAAGAGGAAGTAGAAAACAATACAAAAACTTTCTTTTTAATTCTGCAAGTTCATTTGCCACAAGTGATTTTCAAAGAGCAATGAACTTTCACGACAAAGTGCTTTATAGATTCCAGCAGATTCTCTACGTGAATACCCTGCTATTTTCCTGAGGGTTACCTGATGCTCCAATTATAATCAATTTTTAATCCAAGGTTTGTAATCGACCTTATGAAGTGCTCATCTAGATGGAGCATCCGGCTTAGTAGTAACTCTAGAGCTTCACACTACTATGTTTTAGAGCAGAGGGTTCATTGAAAAACAGGGTCGTGCTCGTGCTACATATCTCCATAGACCATAAGCTTTATCAAGCAGAGCCTTAGCCTCTTCAATACATGACTTCATTTTTCACTAAGTCAATAGCATTAGCTAAAATTTCGCTGTTTAACATGCTAGAACCCTTTACCACGCTAAGTAGCACAATGTACTATTTAGAAGAGCATTAGGAACATAGATACTGGAATGTAAACTACCTCGTTATGTTCTTTTAAGGTATCCTTAGTTAATACTATTTTGCCTTTTTCAGGAGACACGTGAGAGGGTAGCCTACGGTATTTTGACTCAATAATGAACCTATGCTTGGCGCTCATCTTCTCAACACATAGAATGAAATCAGCCTCTTGTGCTTCCTCACCCGCTTGCCTATACATTAAGACTTTTTCGTATTCAACACTAGCTACATGTTCGAAAAGCTGTTGAGCTAGTAGGAGATGAGCAGCAATTACACTTTCAACCATTCGACCTCTAAAACTTGGGTCGTTAATAGTCTTTCGTGAGTGCTCGAAAGGATCAGGGATGTTATTGAGATACGAATACAATGCGTGGTATATGAATGGGTTCAGAATATAGTTTTTAGGCTGGCCCTGATAGTTGGGCTTGCAAGTAGAGCTTACACCTTCCTCGGGATATGCAAAAAAGAATGTCCATGTAGTACGAAGGTAGTTTAGGTAGTTCCGCAACCCAAAACGACCTTTAGGTCTCGCCTCCTCATCACGTCCAATAATTTCTGGTTTACGTAAATCCAAGGGGCTTGCGAGCCTCTTAGGTTCTAGAAGGTAAGCCAGTACCCTTTTCGTGTTTTCCGGGTCTAATCCAGCTTTCTCGGAGTCCTTGATTAGTAACTCTGCTACATCGCTGTAGAACTCTTTGCTTATATACTTATTTTTATAATATTCGTCTATAGCTCTTGGATAGCCACCATGAATTAAGTAATCTTCAAAAACTGTTTGAAGAAGCTGAAAGTATTCCTCGTACATCCTCTGAAGATGCTCTGGTACTCTTCCTTGTGCAAGCTCTCGTAACATTCCGAATCTTATTTTAGGGGCTCTAAGCCTGCGTGCTGTCAAGAACGTACTTATCTCTGGCCTAAGTGCTTCAACTATTTCCGAGAATCTCAATGGTAAATGGACAAGGTTTCCACCTAGGTTAAAGAGCTGTGCTAATCTGCCTTGTCGACCCCTCAACTTACTAGTTGCTTCAGCGAGATCCATAGAATGACTGCCGGTAGCTATGATCTTCATTCGTCCACTTTCAACCAAGCCGATGTCGTAAAGATTTTTTAATGCCTGAGCCCATTCAGGGTACATCGACGCCTCGTCAAGGAACACATATTTATCAGCATTGCTCTCCAACTTAGCTATTGCTTCAAGCAGCTTAATGAGCTTTACATCCTTTAGCCCCTCGTAGTCTAAGGAGATATAAAATACTGTCCGAGGATCAATGTTTTTCTCTTCAATAAGATACTTTATTAATAGTTTGATCAGCGTGGTTTTTCCTACACGCCTAGGACCTCGTATAGTGATTATACCGTATGTATTAGGCGTAGTAATGCGTTTTCTTAAATGGAAGTATAATCTAGGTTCACTCTTAAGCGCTGAGTCGTAGAAATTTCGAATTAACAAGTCATGGCGGTGCCAACCCCTATCCTTCCACCACGGGTTGTAGAGTTCTAAAAGTCTTTTCAAATCTTCGACATTCAACTTGTTCTACACCTTTTCACGAGGAGAGCTAAGTCCTTTTCTATGCGTCCTACTTCTTTTGCTAGCTGCTCGTACTTCTCTTCAAGGTTTTTAATGCGGGACACTAGGTCTCCATATTCAACTTCACCTAGGTATTCTAGGACAATCTTTTTAACTAGTGCAGGAGCCGAGAGACCCTGATGCTCCGCCAGCTTCTTCAGCTTTTCATATTGTTCCACACTGAGGTAAAACTTGACCTGCTTAAGCCCACTCAACCCACATCCCCGTACTATAATAGTACCTTAAAGGTACTATAAAAAAGCAAACGACATATCCATGCCAATGTAGTTCTTTTCGTACTCCCTAAGGTACTATGATAGTACTTTAATAGTACCATATTGTGCAGTCTATAGTACTATTAAGGTACTATCATAGTACCCACCACGTTATTTATGTTATTTTGTTGTTGTCCACACTAAAAAGCGAACAAAATAAGCGAAATAAATTCAAGAGAGATATTTAGGGCATCTATGGATTTGCTGAAGTAGCGGTAACAAAAAGTTAAGTCATGACAGATGTCCTTAGCTACAATGAAGTCATGTAGATATTAGCTGAGTAACGAATACATAAAGCTCTAATTTGGCAATAGGCACTAACATGAATTAAATGGTATAACAGATGCGAATTTTAGTAAATACCTAGTTTTGTGTCAAATAAACAATGTTTCACTTGTCACAGGTGATTTTCAGAAAAGATAGTGTTCTTTGAGGAGATGTTTCAGTTTGATGTCGAACACTGAAACATGACCCTATAGATGCTCTAGCCTTCGGAGCCGGAGGTCCCGGGTTCAAATCCCGACGGGTCCGCTACACACGTTATTCATTACTTCATCATTCTAGCGTTTATGTTGCAGTATCTATTAATGAGTTTGTATATGAGGGCTTTAAAGCTGGAGGATAGGATATGGGTCATTTAAATAGTCTTTCAGGTCTTTACAGTGTCTTGCTATCCAATCGAACTTATCTTGTCTTTCTGCTTCTGCAAGCTACACGTCCAAGGCTTTTAGATATGCATAGTAAGTGTTTGGATGCGAGTCTATAATTATGTTCCGCGATATTGCATACCATTCACCCGAGAGCGGTCCTTTGTTATCGTTTATGTTCATTTATAGCCGCCCTCGGGTTCCTCACGGTCTCCCCGGGCTCCCTCACCGCGGTTCAGCCACAGCTCTCGGAAACTTAGAGTTACCAGTAAACCTATAGTCCTCGGAGCATGTATATGTATCACCATACTTAATAGCCCTGAAGGGTATTAGCAATGAACCCATATAAAAGTTTCCAAAGACAATCAAATATGTTTCAGCTCATTCTCTTCAGGAAATATGTCTTTGTCACTCCATGTAAGATAAGTAGCTCGTTATTCAATATCTCCGCTGGCTTTACGGCGTCATTCTCGTAGGTCAGGCTTTCAAGGTATGCTACCAGTCAGAAGGCGCATTACATTGAACACCATATTTTAGAAGTAGTCTTAAAACTCTAGCTAGCCTCGATTCCAAGACTTTATATTATTCCGTGTCAACGGGCGTTAGCTCTCGCCTCGCTAAGAAACTATGGAATAGTTCTCAGCCATGGTATTCGTTTAAAGTCTTCGTCAAAGGTCAGTATAGTGTCTATACCGTAGTGTCTACAAGCTGATGCTATTAGTGCATCGTTAGGTAGTAGCCCGTACTCTCTCATTACCTCCATGGCTATTTGTTTCACCCTCTCGTTTATTTCAAGCTCTGAGAAGTACTCCCTCAAGAATTGTATTTGGGTATTCAACGATTTAAACACGTTCTTTACAGTTTCTGGGCTATCTTTAAGCTCATAAGCCTTCTTACCGGTAAGTAGCTTAAGCAATATAAATATAACCTCAGAAATAACAACGATATTAACATAGCCTGTAGCATCTCCATAGATAATGGGTTCCAGGACTTTCTTAGCTAATGAATCACCTGCAAAGTACTTAATTATCACATTACTGTCAATAAATACCGAACTCATCCTCAGCCTCCCTCAGAACTCTCTCCAATGTTTCCTCGTCAACTTTTATAGAGCCAAACACCTTCTCAGCTAACTCAGTTCGAAGCACCTTTACAAGCAAAACTTCTCCTTCAGAAACATCTAGCTTCTCTAGAGGCTTAAGTACTCCATTCTCATACTTCACTCTTATAACCTTAGCCATATAGCATCACCCAACTGTATTACGGCTTCAAGAGATTAAAGCGTGTTGCAGTATAATAGATTTACCGTAGCAGAACCTCTAATCACTCCTCCTAAAACGTTACAGACATTCTATGGCTTTATACAACAAAACGATATTAGTACCGGAGCTGGTGATCCGGGGTTCAAATCTCGGCGAGCCCGCCACATTGCATTCTATTATCGTTTGTTTCATGATAAGATAGGGATAAGCAGTTTTAAGTAAAGTATTTGTGGAGGTGCTGCCTGACAGCATTTAAGAATTTTTCTAGTGATGGGTCTTGTAGGGGATATACTTCTCCTCCTAGGTGTCTGTGGTGTGGATGTGTTTAGATTTCTGGGTGATGTGGTCGGTTATCCCACCATTCCTCATAGTCATAAGCTCTCAGGTAGTAACCATAAGCTACGAGATTCCTTTCTTTCCAGCATTCACGTGTTACTACCACCATGTTGACGCGAGGAATGCTTATATTAACATTTAGGTACTCTACGTCTCCTTCATTCATGATATAGTGCTCAATAACTCTAACCACAGGATTGAATTCACTCAGAAGGCTATTTATTAAATTTAATACGAGGTGTAGCCTCGTCAATCCTCTTTATCCCTTTAACATTGCCAGTACACGTTTCTTCTTCGCTCCCAGCTCTTCAAGCCTCCTCTTCAGGTAGAGGTATTCAGGCCAGAGAAGATCAATCTCTGGATTATCAATACCTTTACCAGCAAGCAGCCTCTCCAATTCCCTCCAGTCCCCAACACCTAATCTCAAAGCCATTCTCTGAAGCCTAGCTCCAACCAGCGCAACTTCTCTATTAATCTTTTTCAACATAACTCCTAAGCTCTCACGCATAATCAACTCCAAGATCCTGACCTCACATAAACTATCAATAAAGCCAGTTAAAATCATTAGCTATATTCATTGCCTCGGGCCAGATACTAATACCAGTTACAGACTTTTAAGAACATATAAGAGTCAGAACATTTTAGCTTTGATTCTGATGTTTTTCAGCAGGAAAAAGGGTATATTTAACAGCAATAAAGCATATGTGAAAGCATCATGAAACATTAACAAATCCATAGCGCTAATCCCACAACAGAAATATCACAACCGCTAACATTTTCAAAACTGTTCTTACAATTAGTACTGTGGAGTGGTAAATAGTGCTTGACGTGCTGATAGGTGAGCTAGCTAGCGTCGTGAGGCGCAGACCTAAGCTTGCTTTTCAACTGTTGCTGGTGTACTTAGTATTATACCTGTTTTCACGCTCGGAGAAGATTAACTTCTCGCTAATAATTGTAGAGAAACTTCCTTACGCCTCC
The sequence above is a segment of the Sulfolobales archaeon genome. Coding sequences within it:
- a CDS encoding AAA family ATPase, with the protein product MNVEDLKRLLELYNPWWKDRGWHRHDLLIRNFYDSALKSEPRLYFHLRKRITTPNTYGIITIRGPRRVGKTTLIKLLIKYLIEEKNIDPRTVFYISLDYEGLKDVKLIKLLEAIAKLESNADKYVFLDEASMYPEWAQALKNLYDIGLVESGRMKIIATGSHSMDLAEATSKLRGRQGRLAQLFNLGGNLVHLPLRFSEIVEALRPEISTFLTARRLRAPKIRFGMLRELAQGRVPEHLQRMYEEYFQLLQTVFEDYLIHGGYPRAIDEYYKNKYISKEFYSDVAELLIKDSEKAGLDPENTKRVLAYLLEPKRLASPLDLRKPEIIGRDEEARPKGRFGLRNYLNYLRTTWTFFFAYPEEGVSSTCKPNYQGQPKNYILNPFIYHALYSYLNNIPDPFEHSRKTINDPSFRGRMVESVIAAHLLLAQQLFEHVASVEYEKVLMYRQAGEEAQEADFILCVEKMSAKHRFIIESKYRRLPSHVSPEKGKIVLTKDTLKEHNEVVYIPVSMFLMLF
- a CDS encoding antitoxin family protein — encoded protein: MAKVIRVKYENGVLKPLEKLDVSEGEVLLVKVLRTELAEKVFGSIKVDEETLERVLREAEDEFGIY
- a CDS encoding type II toxin-antitoxin system VapC family toxin gives rise to the protein MSSVFIDSNVIIKYFAGDSLAKKVLEPIIYGDATGYVNIVVISEVIFILLKLLTGKKAYELKDSPETVKNVFKSLNTQIQFLREYFSELEINERVKQIAMEVMREYGLLPNDALIASACRHYGIDTILTFDEDFKRIPWLRTIP